The Rhizoctonia solani chromosome 4, complete sequence genome contains a region encoding:
- a CDS encoding dihydroorotate dehydrogenase yields MGFRLGNLRELYASPFTGGVTTRTATLGGFPDDSQIHQVAFSSASTTSLNSYGYSPYPLTQYLQWAKELISKDPSSIKPIIISITFDPPGVNGDETQRSLDLLLQSIQALRQELGDICTDTNDPVRIAVEINTSCPNIIDEPPPAYEPAAMRPLLAVIARYVTNDPSLVVGLKLPPYIHSKQFTDLIEELARHSPSDGLHPIAFLTCTNTLGSSVLFQDQIIPSSFGKPSEDFDFAVPTVYGGLAGDAIHPLSLGNVHRFSSLLKAHSDIKLRNIAVIGVGGVTSNEAALRMIRAGATLVECATIIGAKGVGVFEELSKGF; encoded by the exons ATGGGCTTCCGATTGGGTAACCTCAGGGAACTGTACGCAAGTCCGTTCACTGGAGGGGTAACAACAAGAACTGCAACTTTAGGAGGCTTTCCGGACGATTCTCAAATACATCAA GTTGCATTCTCTTCAGCCAGTACAACTTCCTTAAATTCATATGGTTACTCCCCTTATCCATTGACTCAATACCTTCAATGGGCCAAGGAATTGATATCCAAAGATCCCAGCTCTATCAAGCCTATTATCATTAGTATCACGTTTGACCCACCTGGAGTGAATGGGGACGAAACCCAAAGATCTCTAGACCTATTACTTCAGTCAATCCAGGCGCTTCGTCAGGAGCTTGGTGATATATGCACAGATACAAATGATCCGGTTCGAATCGCTGTCGAAATCAATACTTCTTGCCCCAATATAATCGACGAACCACCTCCAGCGTACGAGCCCGCTGCGATGCGCCCATTGCTGGCGGTCATCGCTCGGTATGTCACAAATGATCCATCCCTCGTAGTTGGGCTCAAGCTCCCACCATACATTCATTCTAAACAATTTACCGACCTTATTGAAGAACTCGCGAGGCATTCTCCTTCCGACGGGCTACACCCTATTGCATTCCTCACATGCACTAATACGCTGGGATCTAGTGTTTTATTCCAAGATCAAATAATTCCATCCAGTTTTGGGAAGCCATCTGAAGATTTTGATTTCGCTGTGCCCACAGTATATGGTGGCCTTGCGGGCGATGCGATTCACCCCTTATCTTTAGG CAACGTTCATCGGTTCTCCAGTCTGTTGAAGGCGCATTCGGATATCAAGCTTCGAAATATTGCTGTCATTGGAGTAGGGGGTGTTACGAGTAACGAAGCGGCCTTGCGCATGATTAGAGCGGGTGCGACACTAGTTGAATGCGCTACAATAATAGGGGCTAAGGGTGTGGGGGTATTCGAGGAATTGTCCAAAGGTTTCTAG
- a CDS encoding methyltransferase domain protein, with product MELAASSPDICIRHGRQFHKSQSGYGLPNDEREFRRLNLQFRAIKLMAGPKDILDIASGSGLWVIELAHEFPQARVIGVDISSPGISNHDIPGNASFFRRHQYVLATIVSNSKLICIQAEGIPFGDSSFDVVQMRIVPSITERTSIYQEIHRVLRPGGIIQLVELSPPISRTGKRPPALDEADQAVARGGYMHDEDKDKAPFDSDGKPKKIGVPIGVWATDKVGQEAGQLMQRQTIELFNGFRPNLIDIGRMDESEVDDIILRLAKELEDGSKWQLETLYDFVWAVRA from the exons ATGGAGCTTGCTGCCAGCTCACCAGACATATGTATTCGCCACGGGCGCCAATTCCACAAGAGTCAAAGTGGCTATGGGCTCCC TAACGATGAAAGAGAGTTTAGGCGCTTAAATCTTCAGTTCCGAGCAATTAAACTAATGGCTG GACCCAAAGATATTCTGGATATCGCGAGTGGAAGCGGTCTATGGGTAATTGAG CTTGCCCACGAGTTCCCTCAAGCCCGGGTCATTGGAGTGGACATTAGTAGCCCAGGAATTTC GAATCATGATATCCCCGGCAATGCATCTTTTTTCAGGAGACATCAGTACGTCTTGGCAACCATAGTGTCCAACTCCAAACTAATATGTATTCAAGCCGAGGGTATCCCATTTGGTGACTCATCTTTCGATGTAGTTCAGATGAGGATCGTCCCAAGT ATAACTGAGAGGACTTCAATTTATCAGGAGATTCATCGAGTGCTACGCCCAG GAGGTATCATTCAACTAGTTGAACTATCTCCACCGATATCACGTACAGGAAAACGTCCTCCAGCACTAGATGAGGCTGACCAAGCAGTGGCGCGTGGTGGATATATGCACGACGAGGATAAAGACAAAGCACCATTCGATAGCGACGGGAAACCC AAGAAAATTGGTGTCCCGATTGGTGTATGGGCCACTG ATAAGGTGGGTCAAGAAGCGGGTCAACTTATGCAGCGCCAAACCATAGAACTTTTTAATGGGTTCCGTCCTAATCTCATCGACATTGGCAGGATGGATGAAAGTGAAGTAGATGATATTATACTTAGGCTAGCCAAGGAACTGGAGGACGGCTCAAAGTGGCAGCTCGAAACTCTATATGATTTCGTCTGGGCTGTTAGGGCCTAA
- a CDS encoding ADP-ribosylation factor family, protein MSQFTQLWSRLFGQEEMKLLILGLDNAGKTTMLYKITMGEAVDTAPTVGSNTEVFEYKNLKFVLWDIGGQTSLRQSWSQYFTAARAVILVIDSCDAGRLSLAKEELHKMCADESLKDALLLVFANKQDVRGCLTPARISEELKLTDLRDRQWHIMACSALTGQGLFEGLDWLASRLERR, encoded by the exons ATGTCACAATTCACTCAGCTATGGTCCCGCCTTTTTGGGCAGGAAGAAATGAAACTACTTATTCTTGGGCTGGATAATGCCGGTAAAACAACAATGTTGTATAAGATAACG ATGGGCGAGGCTGTCGACACTGCTCCGACAGTAGGAAGCAACACAGAG GTCTTTGAGTACAAAAACCTCAAGTTCGTGCTCTGGGATATTGGTGGCCAGACCTCGCTGCGACAATCATGGTCACAATACTTTACAGCCGCACGAGCCGTAATACTTGTTATTGACTCGTGTGATGCTGGCCGACTAAGCCtagccaaggaggagctaCACAAAATGTGTGCGGACGAG TCACTGAAGGACGCGCTTTTGTTGGTATTTGCGAACAAGCAGGATGTCCGAGGATGCTTGACTCCAGCAAGGATATCAGAAGAACTCAAACTGACTGACTTGCGGGATC GTCAATGGCATATA ATGGCATGTTCCGCACTTACGGGACAAGG ATTATTCGAAGGATTAGACTGGCTAGCATCTCGTCTGGAACGACGTTGA